The genomic DNA GgtcttcttgtagattttttattttatctcggacaattcctgacttgttggcataaaagcagcaacgttcctgtagagccaaacagatacctccctgttctgcagtgagtaggtctaagcctcttctgttttgtaggaCTACTTCGGCTAGGGAATCTAGTTGGTCCTGTAAGTCATTAATGGTGCTAGACAAGGCTTGGACGTCGTTAATAAGTTGATGGGAAAGTTTTGTGTAAGATTGAACAGCCACCCCGAGTCCTGCTGTACCGGTAGCGACTGCTGTAGAGACACCCAATCCTACTAGTAGGGGAATCAGTGTAACGGCTCGTTTCTGCCGCCCTGCaatatagtcaaaggtagggatagggacagggtcatcaccagaaataatgtctatatctggcaagagggcggctaacacacatgaccctgtccagtttgcaggcagagcagtaaaggcgaggttgttgccgcaaacaaaagcttggcctgggccagggcaaagggcctcactgtggttggaactactggagcagtttacaaagttggcaacgccaaccggaatatcaaagctgttgttttgtgcacctttaaagaagcaagggtatacttgggaaggcatgggctggactctaaagggtaagctgggggtgcaattattttgtgaggcattaaaactagatatattgacagggaaggctaggggcatggaggtaccttgatttaagcataaccagcaattttgggctaggctggggttggagatattgagggcctggtgggtggctgaCAGAATGTCAAGCATTTGCGCATCAATGTCAGGTCCTCTTGGTTTTGAGCGAGCTAGGGGGTGGTAGGATAACTTAGGGAATTGGCTTTGAATAACaagctctatttgtttttgtacataaagCTCTCTCACAGCATCTTGGGGTCCGCCACCGTCGGAGACGTGAATAGGGGCTTGCTGATTCCAACAAACCGATTTTCCAATCGTGCCATCGCATCCGGCCTGGAGGACCCCATGAGGTTGTAGGCCGCTGGTGACAGGATTGGTTTCTGAGGTGCTCATTGTTCTTTGTAGAATggcagtaaaataagtattattgccTTGAGTACACTGTGAGAAACTAGAATAGCAGGAGGAGTGCATCTGGGATTTAATGTTGTTTGTGCACTCGCTTGGGCACGGGCCTGGGCGGCCATTAATGACCGGTATACTAGGAGGCTTGCGCACACAAAGCCACTTAGGTGAAGATACTCCATTCCAATTGGTGTCATAGGTAAGATAGGCATTTTTGTCCCCACAATCTGTTACCTGAGTGTAAGTTGGGGTGGCGTAATTATTGGTCTGAGTCCCCCCTTTACAGTCACATGGCGCTCTAAAGAGGGCAGTGTAAATGTCTTCGGATGGCTTTCCAAGTCCTCCCTTTGTGACTGGGCAGAGGCGTGGGTGCAGTAGGAGGATGAGGATGCAGAGcattctttctggaagaagagaaaaagagctcCTCAGGGCGAGCCTTTTGGCCCTGGGGCTGTATTTGGGTTACTTGGCCTGTCACACAAGGGGGCTGTCTGATTATTGATGTGTCTAATTAGTCGCTCAGGGAGCCAGCGGGGGCCATCCTCCTTTTGATCGTATATGCAGGCTGAGCCTCGCCCCCATATGAGGACAGGGTTAGGGCCCTTCCAAACACTGGTGAGAGGGTCACGCCACATAACCGTAGCATGCTGCtgagaagtttggggatgccatagACGGTCAGCTGCCGAGCGACCTTGACTGTCAAGCTgtagaaaatttagttgaaataggGCATGACTAAGAAGGTTTCTGGGTTGTTGCATAGAAAACCCAAGGGGGGAGCGGGCTAAGCGATTTagggcattttttaatgtttgatgagCTCGTTCAACTACTCCTTgaccctgggggttgtacggtaTACCAGTAACATGTTTGATTTGGAGTTTTTGGCAAAAGTCTTGGAAGTTTTTTCCAGTATATCCTGGGCCATTGTCTGTTTTAATGGTGTGCGGTTTTCCTATGGTAGCAAGACAGTGGATAACATGAGAGATAACATTTTTTGATGCTTCACCTGTTTGGGGAGTGGCTAAGATAAAACCACTAAATGTGTCAACAGTAACATGAACAAacctctgttttccaaaaggagtaaaatgagtgacatccatttgccaaatggCATTGGGGACTAAACCACGGGGGTTCACGCCAAGATGGGGTACAGGGGTGGCTACGACACATTGTTTGCAAGCTTTTACAATATCTCTGGCTTGTTCTCTAGTAATTTTATAGAGTAATCGTAGGGTGTGTGCATTGAGGTGATGTAGGGTGTGAGCTTGAGTAGCCTCATGTATTGGGTCACTTATAATGGGGAAAATCTGTGTGGCAGCATCAGCTAAGGCATTGCCTTCAGCCAGGGGTCCTGGAAGATTTAGGTGGGCCCGAAGATGTCCGATAAAGAAAGGGTGTTGTCTGTTTAAAATTAGCTGTTGCAGTTTAGAAAATAAGGGGGTAGCATTGGTTGAGGATTTGATAAAGGGGACTGTCTCCAAAAGAGGGACTGATTGAGCAATATACGCACTGTCAGTGTACAAGTTAAACGGTTGGTGAGCTAGAACTGTGAACACCTGGAGAATAGCATAGAGCTCAACAAGTTGAGCTGACAGGTAGGGGGATTTTATTGAGATGGGTTGATTATCAATAATATATGCAGCAATTCCGTTTGAGGATCCATCAGTGAAAACTAGCGTGGCTTGAGGAATTGGGGCAGATTTTGTGATCTTGGGAAATATGAACTGGTGAagcttggcaaattggataacaggGTCACTGGGGTAATGATTGTCTATGTCTCCTGTGAAGGAGGATAATGCAATGGCCCATTCGTCAGAGGTTTGCAGGAGCCAGGTTAATTGATCCTGGGTGTATGGAATGATTATCGAGTGGGGGTCCCTGCCAAACAGTTGGCGGCCAGTGTACCGACCCTTAATAATTAACATGGCGAGGAGCGAAGGGTAGGTGAGTAAGACCTTTGATGGGGAGGCAGGTAGATGGAGCCAAAGGAGGGGGCTTCCGTATTTAGTAGGGTCTGTACCGTTTGGTTGCCAAAACACCGCGGTGGGTGTATGGGGAGTTGGGAGCAAGAGGAGTACTAGGGGAAGGTTATACGAAATTTGttgaacactttgattttggatggCCTTGTTGATGAGGGCTAGGGATTGCTTTGCTTCTGGGGTTAGTGCTCGAGCCGATAAAGGATTTGGATCGCcttttagaatattgttaaggggaacaagggcactggtgggcaattttaaatagggtcgaAGCCACTGAATGTCCCCGAGTAATTTTTGGAAATCGTTAAGGGTTTTTAAGTGATCAGTTTTTAAGCAGACTCGGggagtaaatacttgctgatggtgtaactcaaatcctaaataagaaaatggctcaGACACTTGTACCTTGTCTGGAGCAATTTTTAGTCCATATGAGGTAAGACAGGATATAATGTGAGCATAGCAGGCCTTGGCTGCCTCGGCGCTATCACAAGCAAGAaggatgtcatccatataatggaggaTATAGGCCTCTGGCCACTGGGATCTTACTGGGGCAATGGCGGCAGCAACAAATTTTTGGCACAgtgtgggactgttggccatgccctgtggCAGAACCTTCCACTGATAACGAGGCATAGGACTTTGGAAGTTGATTTGAGGGACGCTAAAGGCAAAGTAAGGTCTGTCTTCAGGGTGTAAGGGGAtggtaaagaaacaatccttaaGGTCAATAACAATTTTGTGATAGTTTAGGGGAATGGCTACAGGAGAAGGAAGACCAGGCTGAAGGGCTCCCATGGGGACCATTACCTTATTAACGGCTCTCAGATCTTGTAAAAGACGCCAGCTAcctgattttttcttaatgataaatataGGAGTGTTCCATGGAGAATTTGTGGGCTCAATATGTCCTGCTGCGAGCTGTTCCTGTACTAACGCAATGGCAGCGAgggttttctcatatgtaagtggccactgatcaacccacacagggtctgtaattttccaggaaattttgtcagcgtggggtacaggaatgtcaatggccgctacggtaaattttggtggaatcctaggcctgttttgtcttttttgggggtaatagtaatgggctgggtgattccttgattattttttcccaacccTTGGCCGGGGAGATACCCCTGGCTTAGCATTTGGGTCATAACAGTATTGTTAGGACTGCACATAACGAGTTTCATTTGAGAGAGGATGTCCCTTCCCCAGAGATTGACTGGCAGATTGGGGAGGACATAAGGGGTAATGTGACCATTATTGCCTTTAGAGTCCTCCCACTTAAGCATTTGAGCACTTTGTTGGGGGTTGGTGGCCTGGCCAATACCGCGCAGGTGAGTAGCAACGGTTGTTAACGGCCAGTTCCTCGGCCAGTGAGTGTAAGATATAACGGTGGCATCGGCCCCTGTATCAAGAATGCCAGAAAAGAGCTTACCATTTAATTTAAGTTTCAGGGTAGGCCGCTGTTGAGAAATTTGTTGAACCCAGTAGACATCAGAAGACCCAGGGGCACTAGCCCCGCGGTAGGGCTTATGGAAATTGGAGTTAATTTGTTGGAGGGGGAGAATGACTATTTGAGCTAGTCTGGTGCCCTTTGGGATGGTGACTAAATCTTTAGTTGTAGAGAGAATGATATGGATTTCTCCATCAAAATCATTGTCTAATATGCCGGGCAGAACTTGGATCCCTTGGAGGGTAGAGCTGGCTCTGCCTAATATGAGGCCGAATGTCTGGGGTGGTAAGGGTCCATATATTCCAACTGGAAGTATCAGAGGGCTATTTTGGGTGGTTAGTATTGTGTCGGTGGTGGtacagaggtccagtcctgcaCTGCCCGCTGTTGCTCGCCAGAGGTCTGTGACGTAGCGGCGTGGTTGAttactgggagggcaggggttggcTGGCGGTATTGGGGGGTGAACTGTGAAGCCCCGGAGTTCATCCCGGtagtggggccctggggctggcccctgttcAAGTTTCCCTGCCTAATAATGGGTTGTCCATTAATGTCTAATCGAGAACGGCATTCTGAAGCCCAGTGAAATCCTTTTTTGCAGCGAGGACATTTTGTTGTGGgacctaaattttttataaggCTAGCCTGTGGGGCATTAGGTTGAGTTGGGAGTTGAGTAGGTGGTTGTATTTTTTGGGGGCAGTTTCTTGAAAGATGGCCGGGTTGGTGACAATTATAGCAAAGGcgggcctgggctccaggcagttGCGCGGGGGCAAGATTTTGGAGGGCAGCTCCTATGGCTAGGCCAACAGCATGGGCAGAGCCAATACCAGAGCAGAGGCGAACATAGTCGCAaagctccttctgcctaaaaggccgaattgcactttggcaagcggggttagcgttttcataggctaggtgttttacaaaggagctctcactttccccggagccaaaaAGGCGATCTGCCGTCTCCTGGAGGCggcttacaaaatcactgtatgacTCATCGGGGCCTTGTCTAATCTTTGCAAGGGAAGTAGTAGCCGCTCCCTTTTGAGGGAGTCGCTTCCAGGCTTTTAGGCCTGCGGACTGAATCTGGGTTAAAAGCCCTGGGGGGAATTGGGCCTGTTTGTCATTGCTCTGATAAGGGCTGGCGCCCAGGAATTTTTTAAGGGtccatcctttggaggaggcCTTACGCGCGTTGCGCTCTGCAAACTGTTTGGAAATATCCTCAtactcagacttccaaaggatATTGTCCCCTCCGCTCAGCGCAGCACGAGACAAGAAAAACCAATCACTAGGGGTAAGCCATCTTTCACTAAGACTCTCTACAAGGGCCACGGTAAAGGGGGCAGTAGGACCATAGTTAGcaacagcagttttaattttttctatggtcTTTAGATTTAGCCGCTTATAGGAATGGGTGTAGGTAGGCTCGGTGGGCTCTgagctttcctcctcctcatcctctgagtcAGATTCTCCggagtctgcttcctcctcctcagggatggtGTGCGTGTCAGGGTGAGGAGACGCTCGGCCCGTGGTATTGGAGCTAACCTGTCCCTGACTTCTGGTAACgggaaaagccataactcccgCGGGAGGTAGAAGGACCAAATCGGACAGTTTTGTGACTAAGGTTTTAACCCCATCAAGAAGAGAAACAGTCTCATCAATGGGACCGGAGGGTTTGGCTAGGGCTACACCGGGCAAGTTTGGGGCCGTGGGGGAACCAGGAACGCCTGAAGTAGGGGCATGCAAAACAGGAGCCGCAACTGCCACTGGGGGCACTGCTGTAGAAACATAGGGCGGTGGCCGGAAAGGTGGCAATGCCGGGGTGTTAGTTAATTGGGGCCAATCAGGgttgttatattgggcagctgcctcttccagatctgcttgatcggcgggatctagttgatcatcctgactacccgagttatggaaggttttagaattagcaagcaagggcaaatgttggggcggagtatgcgcccgagaatgaggactttgaatgggggggtccgtaagggttgcaaggttggggtacagtgaagactgccctgtatcatctgaaccaatgtcaattgcaaccgaggggcaggtagaaggggccctagagggagggcgagagaaggccttttcagaggtggtaattgttacaggggcttgtctagatggaggtcgggagtggctaataagaattttgtgaccctccttgcagaggcgttgaatgtcaggggagtcgccctgattagtaaggacgtcccttattaaattataataattaaaagtggtgatcggaatagtctcaggaccaaaaacacggtaatagtcgttcagacaatcaccaacacgtccccaaacacgggagtcaatagacccttcctgggggaaccatggacatgttttaaaaatgaaactaaaaaaggagacaaggtctttcttgcgaacccgaattctacgcaccttgagagattcctttaactgacttataaagagatcattttcactgtgtgaagatgcttgtcccatgatTGGGTCTTACCTGAGTAATGCCGCCGTCGAAATGAGGAACGAACTCCAGGAGTCGGCTCGCGGTCGGGTGGTCCGCGGTGCTCCGTGCGGGGAATCGGTTAATCGGGACGGCCGTGCAGGGAACCGGTTACAGGGGACGGCGGTCCACGGAGGCCGGCATCGAGCCCCACGTCTGGGCGCCACttgctctgtcccgcagagcaacaaacaggaacccgagcaagcctgtcgtggatgagaaagggatgggacaagaggcgcgaagaatggcagcaagacaaaagttctgatcaagctgcaaagtttatttcaaaatgggttccttatatagggaggggagagggtagagaggggaaaggggaagtagttctgataggctgggagacgagtgtttagctcatgatcagctaccccattggtgcagccatgcatgttctgtgcgtgatcaggtcctccattggtggccctgaggcatgtcttgcccgtgatcaggtcctccattggtggccctgaggcatgtcttgcccgtgatcaggtcctccattggtggcccgccaccacgcccggggcatgcttttggcggggagggctgatgcaaccttttgttccaatagcatcagcttagcctgggttcccaacactactctctctctctctctctatatatatatatatatataattgagcacctactctctctctctctctctctctatatatatataattgagcacctactctctctatatatatatataattgagcacctactctctctctctctctctctctctctctatatatatatatatatataattgagcacctactctctctctctctctctctctctctctatatatatatatatatatataattgagcacctactctctctctctctatatatatatatataattgagcacctactctctctctctctatatatatatataattgagcacctactctctctctctatatatatatataaaattgagcacctactctctctctctatatatatatataattgagcacctactctctctatatatgtatatatatagtatatatatgtatgtatatatgtatatatactctatatatatgtatatatacacatatatatgtatatatatagagagagagagagaaagagagagagcgagtaggtgctcaataaatcttGATAAATTGAATTAGTAGTGTGTGTTTGGACTGGAATAGGGTAGGAATCGGAGAATGACCTTGGCtagaatataacttttttttttttttgagatggagtttcacttttgttgcccaggctggagtgcaatagtgcgatctcagttcactgcaacctctacctccaggttcaagtgattctcccacctcagcttcccaagtagctgggatgacaggtgtgcaccaccacctccagctaattttgtagttctgtagagatggggtttccccatgttggtcaggctggtctcgaattcccaacctcaggtgatctgcctgctttgtcctcccaaagttctgagattagagcgtgagctaccatgcccagcctaaaatataactttttaaataagctTATATGCTTGCAATGTATCAGTTGGGCCATGCAGGTTTTACTAGAAACCCTGATTATTGCAAGAGTATTcaaattctgaaatttaaaagtttaatgcAATTTAAATCAAAATGTCCAACAACTTAAACATTTTCAGTTATAAGTATTTCAGTGTGTTTCTCTAGATGATAATGTCTTTATATAACCTCAATATTAGTATCACAATTGCAGAAATTAACaaccatatattttaaaaggtagacATTCTTAATTATTACCAAGTTTCCAACTTCTACCTACTGATTATTTCTTGCCTCTCTCCCAGTCCACCTTTATTTTGCTTCTTCCACTCTGCTGTTTTGCTTCCTTAGAAAAGTGAGTCTTATGAGTTTGGGGGAATATGACTAGTCTCCCTGGATCACTCATGGGGTCTTGGGCTTGAATAATTTGTCAGTTAAACT from Saimiri boliviensis isolate mSaiBol1 chromosome X, mSaiBol1.pri, whole genome shotgun sequence includes the following:
- the LOC141582889 gene encoding syncytin-1-like, producing the protein MLCILILLLHPRLCPVTKGGLGKPSEDIYTALFRAPCDCKGGTQTNNYATPTYTQVTDCGDKNAYLTYDTNWNGVSSPKWLCVRKPPSIPVINGRPGPCPSECTNNIKSQMHSSCYSSFSQCTQGNNTYFTAILQRTMSTSETNPVTSGLQPHGVLQAGCDGTIGKSVCWNQQAPIHVSDGGGPQDAVRELYVQKQIELVIQSQFPKLSYHPLARSKPRGPDIDAQMLDILSATHQALNISNPSLAQNCWLCLNQGTSMPLAFPVNISSFNASQNNCTPSLPFRVQPMPSQVYPCFFKGAQNNSFDIPVGVANFVNCSSSSNHSEALCPGPGQAFVCGNNLAFTALPANWTGSCVLAALLPDIDIISGDDPVPIPTFDYIAGRQKRAVTLIPLLVGLGVSTAVATGTAGLGVAVQSYTKLSHQLINDVQALSSTINDLQDQLDSLAEVVLQNRRGLDLLTAEQGGICLALQERCCFYANKSGIVRDKIKNLQEDLEQRRKALADNPFLTGLNGLLPYLLPFLGPLFAIILFFSFAPWILRRVTVLIRNQLNSLLGKPIQIHYHQLATRDLEYGRL